From a region of the Mercurialis annua linkage group LG1-X, ddMerAnnu1.2, whole genome shotgun sequence genome:
- the LOC126664610 gene encoding LOW QUALITY PROTEIN: protein DETOXIFICATION 16-like (The sequence of the model RefSeq protein was modified relative to this genomic sequence to represent the inferred CDS: substituted 1 base at 1 genomic stop codon) produces MGEIVKEVKKQLGLAGPLFIIGLLQFSLQLISVMFVGHLGQLPLAAASLATSFASLTGFTLLMGMASGLDTLCGQAVXAKQNEMVGIHTQRAMFVLSLISALLAIIWANTKSILILLHQDHQISHEAGVYACFMIPTIFAYALLQCLIIFLQTQSNVFPMMFSSAITALLHVLLCWVLVFKSGLASKGAALANSISYWINVLFLLLYINFSSSCKTTWTGFSKNALHDIPTFLKFAIPSALMLCLKVWTFEIVVLLSGLLPDPKLQTSVLSYGCLNTFALVWMIPFGLSGAVSTRVANELGARRPEAASLAAKVVVCMALIQGILIGLLMIAMRNIWGHVYSNEQEVIKYVAAMMPLLAISSFFDAIQSVLSGVARGCGWQKIGAYVNLGSFYIAGIPCSIILAFVIHMKSQGLWLGIIFALLVQGLILFGITIRTDWTKQANEAAKRMQLSETSTDAMPQA; encoded by the exons ATGGGGGAGATAGTGAAAGAAGTGAAGAAACAGTTGGGGCTTGCAGGTCCTCTGTTTATTATAGGATTATTACAGTTTAGTCTGCAACTCATTTCTGTAATGTTTGTTGGTCATCTGGGACAGCTGCCTCTTGCCGCTGCTTCTTTAGCAACTTCATTTGCATCACTCACCGGCTTCACTCTTTTG ATGGGAATGGCTAGTGGATTGGACACCTTATGTGGGCAGGCAGTTTGAGCAAAGCAAAATGAGATGGTTGGAATACACACACAAAGAGCTATGTTTGTTCTTTCCCTTATTAGTGCACTCCTTGCCATTATTTGGGCAAACACAAAATCTATCTTAATTTTGTTGCACCAAGATCATCAAATTTCACATGAAGCAGGGGTATATGCATGCTTCATGATTCCAACCATTTTTGCTTATGCTCTTCTTCAATGCCTTATCATTTTCCTACAAACCCAAAGTAATGTGTTTCCAATGATGTTCAGTTCTGCCATTACAGCACTGTTACATGTTTTGTTGTGTTGGGTTTTGGTGTTCAAATCTGGCCTTGCAAGTAAAGGAGCTGCTTTGGCAAATTCCATTTCTTACTGGATTAATGTCTTGTTTTTGCTACTTTATATCAACTTTTCTTCCTCTTGCAAGACAACATGGACTGGATTCTCTAAGAATGCCTTGCATGATATTCCCacttttttgaaatttgcaATCCCTTCAGCTCTCATGCTATG CTTGAAGGTGTGGACATTTGAGATAGTGGTGCTTCTATCTGGTTTGCTTCCTGACCCAAAGCTGCAAACTTCAGTGCTATCATATGGTTG CCTGAACACCTTTGCATTGGTGTGGATGATTCCTTTCGGACTGAGCGGTGCAGTGAG CACAAGGGTTGCAAATGAACTGGGAGCTAGAAGACCAGAAGCTGCAAGTTTAGCAGCAAAAGTGGTGGTGTGCATGGCTCTTATTCAAGGCATTTTGATAGGACTACTTATGATAGCAATGCGCAACATTTGGGGGCATGTTTATAGCAATGAACAAGAAGTAATCAAATATGTAGCAGCCATGATGCCACTCCTTGCTATCTCCAGCTTTTTTGATGCAATTCAGAGTGTTCTTTCAG GGGTTGCTAGAGGATGCGGGTGGCAGAAGATCGGAGCATATGTGAATCTGGGTTCCTTTTATATAGCGGGGATTCCTTGTTCTATAATACTAGCTTTTGTTATACATATGAAGTCTCAG GGGCTTTGGTTGGGGATCATATTTGCACTTCTTGTACAAGGCTTAATCCTCTTTGGCATCACAATACGCACAGATTGGACGAAACAA GCAAATGAAGCTGCAAAAAGAATGCAGCTTTCTGAAACATCAACCGATGCAATGCCACAAGCCTGA